The following proteins are encoded in a genomic region of Candidatus Methylospira mobilis:
- the trpB gene encoding tryptophan synthase subunit beta, protein MNNDSATLPYALPDSRGHFGPYGGVFVAETLMLPIRELQEAYLRYMKDPEFLAELDYDLSHYVGRPSPVYHAQRLSRETGGAQIFLKREDLNHTGAHKVNNTIGQALLAKRMGKTRIIAETGAGQHGVATATVAARLGLECVVYMGATDVQRQAPNVLRMKLLGARVVPVESGSKTLKDALNEAMRDWVTYVDNTFYIIGTVAGPHPYPAMVRDFQAVIGRESKTQMLEMTGRYPDALVACVGGGSNAIGLFYPFIDDKQVAMYGVEAAGDGIETGRHSAPLSAGRPGVLHGNRTYLMEDEDGNIIETHSISAGLDYPGVGPEHAWLKDAGRAQYVSITDDEAMHGFHKLTRLEGIIPALESSHAIAYAMKLAATMSSSQQILVNLSGRGDKDINTIAAREGIVL, encoded by the coding sequence ATGAACAACGATAGCGCAACCCTTCCTTATGCTTTACCGGACAGCCGCGGACATTTCGGTCCTTATGGCGGCGTGTTCGTAGCCGAAACGCTGATGCTGCCGATACGGGAGTTGCAGGAGGCCTACCTGCGCTACATGAAGGATCCGGAGTTTCTCGCCGAGCTGGATTACGATCTCAGTCATTATGTCGGGCGTCCTTCGCCGGTTTATCACGCGCAGCGGCTCAGCCGCGAAACCGGCGGCGCGCAGATTTTTCTGAAGCGCGAAGACCTGAACCATACCGGCGCGCATAAGGTCAACAATACCATCGGACAAGCCCTGCTGGCCAAGCGCATGGGCAAAACCCGGATTATCGCCGAAACCGGAGCAGGACAGCATGGCGTCGCTACGGCGACGGTCGCGGCGCGTCTGGGGTTGGAGTGCGTCGTCTACATGGGCGCGACCGACGTGCAGCGGCAGGCACCGAACGTGCTGCGTATGAAGCTGCTGGGCGCGCGCGTGGTGCCGGTTGAATCCGGCTCGAAAACCCTGAAGGACGCGCTCAACGAAGCGATGCGCGACTGGGTCACCTATGTCGACAACACCTTCTATATCATCGGCACGGTGGCCGGTCCGCATCCTTATCCCGCCATGGTGCGCGATTTTCAGGCAGTAATCGGGCGCGAGAGCAAGACGCAGATGCTGGAAATGACCGGGCGTTATCCCGATGCGCTGGTGGCCTGCGTCGGCGGCGGCTCCAACGCCATCGGTCTGTTTTATCCCTTTATCGACGATAAGCAAGTGGCCATGTACGGCGTGGAAGCCGCCGGCGACGGCATCGAAACCGGCAGGCATTCCGCACCGCTGAGCGCGGGCCGTCCCGGTGTCCTGCACGGTAACCGCACTTATCTGATGGAAGACGAGGACGGCAACATCATCGAAACCCATTCCATTTCGGCGGGTCTCGATTATCCAGGCGTAGGGCCGGAGCATGCCTGGCTCAAGGATGCGGGCCGCGCGCAGTATGTCAGTATTACCGACGACGAGGCCATGCATGGGTTCCATAAGCTGACGCGGCTGGAGGGCATAATTCCGGCACTGGAGTCCAGTCACGCCATTGCCTATGCAATGAAGCTGGCGGCGACCATGAGTTCGAGCCAACAAATCCTGGTCAACCTGTCCGGACGCGGGGACAAGGATATCAATACGATTGCCGCGCGCGAGGGTATAGTTCTGTGA